A window from Heteronotia binoei isolate CCM8104 ecotype False Entrance Well chromosome 15, APGP_CSIRO_Hbin_v1, whole genome shotgun sequence encodes these proteins:
- the LOC132584186 gene encoding branched-chain-amino-acid aminotransferase, cytosolic-like: MAATGVVPRAVRRVLKGRACATAISLLGPQRFQSTSFKASDLQVELSSHRKPKPDPEKLVFGKHFTDHMLTVEWAQDNGWSKPHIKPFQNISLHPATSALHYSVQLFEGMKAFRGPDKHIRLFRPTMNMDRMFYSALRSCLPPFDKDELLECIRQLIRVEQDWVPHSDSASLYIRPTFIGTEPSLGVARSTRALLFVILGPVGPYFATGSFNPVSLLADPHFVRAWMGGVGDCKLGGNYGPTIYVQIEAAKEGCQQVLWLYGNDHQLTEVGTMNIFMFWKDQQGELELVTPPLNGIILPGVTRQSLLDLAREWGEFKVSEKIITMADFIKGLEEKRVKEVFGSGTACVVCPVNKILYQGKPYHIPTMENGPEIAKRFLKELTDIQYGRVPSDWAEPI, translated from the exons GTTTTGAAAGGAAGGGCCTGCGCCACTGCGATTTCACTCCTTGGGCCTCAGAGATTTCAAAGCACCTCATTCAAG GCCTCTGATCTCCAGGTCGAGTTGAGCAGCCATCGAAAGCCCAAGCCAGACCCTGAGAAGTTGGTCTTTGGCAAACATTTCACTGATCACATGCTCACAGTGGAATGGGCACAGGACAATGGCTGGAGCAAGCCTCATATCAAGCCCTTCCAAAACATCTCTCTGCATCCAGCCACTTCAGCCCTGCACTACTCAGTACAG CTTTTCGAGGGGATGAAGGCTTTCCGAGGCCCAGACAAGCACATCCGTCTTTTCCGTCCCACAATGAACATGGACCGCATGTTCTATTCCGCTCTCCGTTCTTGCCTGCCT CCCTTTGATAAGGACGAGTTACTCGAATGCATCCGGCAGCTCATCCGCGTGGAGCAAGACTGGGTCCCCCACTCAGACTCCGCCAGCCTCTACATCCGCCCCACCTTCATCGGCACCGAG CCTTCCTTGGGGGTGGCCAGGTCAACCCGTGCCTTGTTGTTTGTGATCCTGGGGCCTGTGGGCCCGTATTTTGCCACCGGCAGCTTCAACCCTGTCTCTCTCCTGGCAGATCCCCACTTTGTCCGGGCCTGGATGGGTGGGGTTGGGGACTGCAAGTTGGGCGG CAACTACGGTCCCACCATCTACGTGCAGATTGAGGCCGCCAAAGAGGGTTGCCAGCAAGTCCTGTGGCTTTATGGAAATGACCACCAGCTGACAGAAGTGGGGACTATGAACATCTTCATGTTCTGGAAGGACCAGCAGGGAG AACTGGAGCTGGTCACCCCTCCGCTGAACGGGATCATCTTGCCCGGCGTGACCCGGCAGAGCCTTCTAGATCTTGCACGCGAGTGG GGGGAATTCAAGGTCTCAGAGAAGATAATCACCATGGCTGACTTCATCAAAGGCCTGGAGGAGAAGAGGGTGAAGGAGGTTTTTGGCTCAGGCACAGCATGTGTTGTTTGTCCCGTGAACAAGATCTTATACCAGGGCAAA ccttatCATATCCCCACGATGGAAAACGGACCAGAGATTGCAAAACGGTTTCTGAAGGAGCTGACAGATATTCAG TACGGCCGTGTTCCCAGCGACTGGGCTGAGCCCATCTGA